A DNA window from Candidatus Methylarchaceae archaeon HK02M2 contains the following coding sequences:
- a CDS encoding thioredoxin domain-containing protein, whose product MSDTVIKTNRLVNEKSPYLLQHAQNPVNWYPWIEEAFETAQKEDIPIFLSIGYSTCHWCHVMARESFEDEEIAKILNDNFVSIKVDREERPDIDSIYMKACMLITGSGGWPLTIIMTPQKKPFLAGTYFPKKTRSGMIGLLDLLKNIVELWKNDRSKLVGTANKVTEHLTDWVKAKQPEEDLTEIVLDEAFIRLLDSFDQTNAGFGTRPKFPSPHNLMFLLRFWKRKGTRQVLEMVEKTLQKMRLGGLFDHVGFGFHRYSTDSKWLVPHFEKMLYDQALISIAYIEAYQATGKKEYQTTAEEIFEYTLRNMTNPEGGFFSAEDADSEGEEGKFYVWTETEIRETLGEKADIIIKVFNISKEGNYPDEVHHGKTGKNILHLKVPLQELSVKLGMNIKELMYILEEARQILFKAREERIHPSKDDKILTDWNGLMIAALAKGGQAFGSLKYVEVAEKTVEFLFEKLQTADGRLMHRYRDGEATINGNLNDYAFLIWGLIELYEATFKIKYLEEALSLQDDMIKHFWDKNNGGFLFTPKDGEKLLIDNKEFHDGAIPSGNSIVLLNLIRLARITGKIHYEERAEALKRAFSSHIEGTSSQNTMFLVALDFILGQTYEIVVVGNLCSKVTKNILQVIRTRLIPNKVILIKKENDTSLENLAEYTKGMKTIDGKTTVYVCKNFSCNYPTTDLKKVLTYLGERDDTKT is encoded by the coding sequence ATGTCGGATACTGTGATAAAGACTAACCGGCTAGTAAACGAGAAAAGCCCTTACTTATTGCAACATGCCCAAAATCCGGTTAACTGGTATCCTTGGATTGAAGAAGCGTTTGAGACAGCACAGAAAGAGGACATTCCCATTTTTCTTTCCATCGGCTACTCGACTTGCCACTGGTGCCACGTAATGGCGAGAGAATCATTTGAAGATGAAGAAATTGCAAAGATTTTGAACGATAACTTTGTTTCTATAAAAGTTGACAGAGAAGAAAGACCAGATATAGACAGTATCTACATGAAAGCATGTATGTTGATTACTGGTAGTGGAGGTTGGCCTCTTACAATAATCATGACGCCTCAAAAGAAACCGTTCTTGGCAGGTACCTATTTTCCGAAAAAGACTAGAAGTGGAATGATAGGTCTCCTTGATTTGCTCAAAAATATCGTGGAATTATGGAAGAATGATAGAAGCAAACTTGTTGGGACAGCTAATAAAGTAACAGAACATTTAACAGACTGGGTCAAAGCAAAGCAACCGGAAGAAGATCTAACCGAAATTGTCTTGGACGAGGCTTTCATAAGATTACTCGACAGCTTTGATCAAACCAATGCTGGATTTGGCACTAGACCCAAGTTTCCATCTCCTCATAATCTCATGTTTCTCCTTAGATTTTGGAAGAGGAAAGGCACACGACAAGTACTCGAAATGGTTGAGAAAACCTTGCAAAAGATGAGGCTGGGCGGACTTTTCGATCACGTGGGATTTGGTTTTCATAGGTATTCTACGGATTCAAAATGGCTTGTTCCACACTTTGAGAAAATGCTTTATGATCAGGCGTTGATCTCTATTGCTTACATAGAGGCCTATCAGGCAACGGGGAAAAAAGAGTATCAGACAACGGCAGAAGAAATTTTCGAATATACCTTGAGGAACATGACAAACCCTGAAGGAGGTTTCTTTTCAGCTGAAGACGCGGATAGTGAGGGTGAAGAAGGCAAATTTTACGTGTGGACAGAGACGGAAATCAGGGAAACGCTAGGTGAGAAAGCTGACATAATCATCAAAGTTTTTAATATTTCGAAAGAGGGGAACTATCCTGATGAAGTTCATCATGGTAAAACTGGAAAAAATATTCTACACCTGAAAGTGCCTCTACAGGAATTATCAGTTAAGCTGGGAATGAATATCAAAGAACTAATGTATATTTTAGAGGAGGCCAGACAGATACTTTTTAAGGCTAGGGAAGAGAGGATTCATCCTTCGAAAGACGATAAAATTTTAACTGATTGGAATGGTCTCATGATAGCAGCACTTGCCAAAGGTGGACAAGCATTTGGTTCGCTAAAATATGTGGAGGTTGCTGAGAAGACAGTCGAGTTTCTCTTTGAGAAATTGCAGACAGCTGACGGAAGACTCATGCATAGGTATAGAGATGGAGAGGCAACAATAAATGGTAATCTGAATGATTATGCTTTTCTAATATGGGGTTTGATTGAGCTCTATGAAGCCACTTTTAAAATAAAGTATCTTGAGGAAGCATTAAGTCTCCAAGATGACATGATAAAGCATTTTTGGGATAAAAACAATGGCGGCTTCTTGTTCACTCCTAAAGACGGTGAAAAACTTCTAATCGATAATAAAGAGTTTCACGATGGGGCTATCCCTTCAGGCAACTCTATAGTGTTACTAAATCTGATTAGACTTGCACGTATAACCGGAAAAATTCATTACGAAGAAAGGGCTGAAGCATTAAAAAGAGCTTTCTCATCACATATAGAGGGCACATCCTCCCAAAATACTATGTTCTTGGTAGCACTTGACTTCATTTTAGGGCAAACATACGAGATAGTTGTTGTAGGCAATCTTTGTTCTAAAGTAACTAAAAATATACTACAAGTCATAAGGACAAGGTTAATCCCCAATAAAGTGATCTTGATCAAGAAGGAAAACGACACAAGCCTAGAAAATTTGGCAGAATATACTAAGGGTATGAAAACCATAGATGGCAAAACCACAGTCTATGTTTGTAAAAACTTCTCCTGCAATTATCCAACAACCGACTTGAAGAAAGTATTAACATACTTAGGTGAGAGGGATGATACTAAAACATAA
- a CDS encoding serine protein kinase RIO encodes MELDEKTQKKLSRVISKYEKESRALRKDSDDYEVVEEVFDKKTYITLHHLLNSKVIKCLNGVVSSGKEARVYWGQRDDGSSVAVKIYLTVTVEFKKRLPYIVGDPRFKKVKRGSRNIVELWAQKEYKNLMTVYDAGIPAPRPLAIKKNVLVMEFIGEDGSPAPLLHEVDAKQNDYRRIISLIKRLFKNANLVHADLSEYNIFKYGRRLILFDFGSAVDVRHPFTKEFLIRDITNVNRFFSKRGLKVEPLERVLKKVGYT; translated from the coding sequence ATGGAATTAGATGAGAAGACTCAAAAGAAGCTCTCACGAGTGATATCTAAGTATGAGAAGGAGAGCAGAGCCCTTAGAAAAGACTCCGATGATTATGAAGTTGTAGAAGAAGTTTTTGATAAAAAGACTTACATTACCTTACATCACCTTTTGAACTCTAAAGTAATAAAATGCTTGAATGGCGTTGTCAGCTCAGGGAAAGAAGCAAGAGTATATTGGGGACAAAGGGATGACGGTTCCTCAGTCGCAGTGAAAATTTATCTTACTGTGACGGTTGAGTTCAAAAAAAGATTGCCTTACATAGTTGGAGATCCACGTTTTAAAAAAGTGAAGCGTGGCTCACGTAACATTGTTGAGCTTTGGGCACAAAAGGAGTATAAGAACCTCATGACGGTTTATGATGCTGGTATTCCTGCACCTAGACCCTTAGCCATCAAAAAAAATGTACTTGTAATGGAGTTTATTGGTGAAGATGGAAGTCCCGCCCCTCTGCTTCACGAAGTTGATGCGAAACAGAATGATTATAGAAGAATTATCTCCTTGATTAAAAGACTTTTTAAAAATGCGAATTTGGTACATGCAGACTTATCCGAGTATAACATCTTCAAGTATGGTAGGCGCCTTATCCTCTTTGACTTTGGTTCTGCTGTTGACGTGAGGCACCCTTTTACAAAAGAGTTTCTAATAAGAGACATAACCAATGTGAATCGTTTCTTTAGTAAACGGGGTTTAAAGGTAGAACCTCTAGAAAGAGTATTGAAAAAGGTGGGTTATACTTGA
- the eif1A gene encoding translation initiation factor eIF-1A yields the protein MGKRKVLSEEQLKELTLPGEGQLFGRVIKLMGGDNIMVKCSDGKSRLGRIRGKLKRRIWIRENDVVIIAPWDFNDGRGDILWRYTLAQVDWLKEKDYVPKEL from the coding sequence ATGGGAAAAAGAAAAGTCCTAAGTGAAGAGCAGTTAAAGGAACTTACCCTCCCTGGTGAAGGACAATTATTTGGTAGAGTCATCAAGCTTATGGGTGGCGATAATATTATGGTAAAATGTTCTGATGGTAAGTCAAGATTGGGGAGGATTAGAGGAAAGCTAAAGAGAAGAATATGGATACGTGAAAATGATGTTGTGATAATTGCTCCTTGGGACTTCAATGATGGGAGAGGTGATATACTCTGGAGATATACGCTTGCACAAGTGGATTGGTTAAAGGAAAAAGACTATGTCCCAAAAGAGCTATAG
- a CDS encoding zinc ribbon domain-containing protein has translation MVKCKQCGFKNQDEFNFCGNCGFKLSEKVSIIKSPLNALAYLHILGGTYLILSIILIYSAIIEISLFLLVGGSLNLYMGWMLYTERVPKFTWIISLTAITLGLFFTVMPIYWIPDWIIFIVMTIALWQSLPALKERIVKK, from the coding sequence TTGGTCAAATGTAAGCAATGTGGTTTCAAGAACCAAGATGAGTTTAATTTTTGCGGTAATTGCGGTTTTAAGCTTTCAGAAAAAGTTTCTATAATAAAATCACCCTTGAATGCTTTAGCATACTTGCATATATTAGGTGGAACCTACCTGATTCTCTCTATAATCTTAATTTATAGTGCTATTATAGAGATATCTCTCTTCCTTCTTGTTGGAGGCTCTCTAAACCTTTACATGGGTTGGATGTTATATACTGAAAGAGTTCCTAAATTTACATGGATAATTTCTTTAACAGCTATTACATTAGGTCTTTTTTTTACTGTTATGCCTATCTATTGGATACCAGATTGGATAATATTTATAGTAATGACTATCGCCCTTTGGCAAAGTTTACCAGCCTTGAAAGAAAGGATCGTTAAAAAATGA
- a CDS encoding DNA topoisomerase VI subunit B, translating into MIYEGVKFSEISPSEFFYRNRDLAGFSSPSRALYSAIRELFENSLDACELYGIIPDVFVRVTPLDLYTNDSDPKAYLIKVQDNGPGISPEHVPKAFGQVFFGSKFQLKQSRGMFGMGGTMAILYGQITTNKPVSITTSVDGVRTFTFDILIDIQENAPVILKKSSQPIEGHTGTTVRLALNGDYQRASQKIREYFKRAAMVTPYANITFVEPYGRFFIYERGTKNMPTPSKETLLHPYGMDVEAVRRLIKQSKEETMVKFMSKNFHRVGDIVAKKFLDYVGFDKNMDPKIISNDDITKFIRALHEYDNFLQPDASCLSPLGKENLVVGIEKELKPDFVAVATRPPSAYSGFPFIVEVGLAYGGKIIPSGIKLFRFANRIPLLYDEASDVSSKVINEIDWKRYKVPQNAPIAIITHICSTRIPYKTVGKEYLADRPELERELKNAIRETLRKLRLYLSKKNSIAMVKRKFDIYNKYLPLIAKFSTELSGAKRLPRYDKLLNRKPI; encoded by the coding sequence TTGATTTACGAAGGTGTTAAATTCTCTGAAATTTCTCCAAGTGAGTTCTTCTATAGGAATAGAGACCTTGCGGGATTCAGTAGTCCTTCCCGCGCATTATATTCAGCCATTAGAGAACTTTTTGAGAACAGTCTTGATGCATGTGAACTTTATGGTATAATCCCAGATGTCTTTGTCAGGGTAACTCCTCTAGACCTTTATACCAATGATTCAGACCCTAAAGCATATCTCATCAAGGTGCAGGATAATGGTCCTGGAATATCTCCTGAACATGTTCCAAAGGCTTTTGGCCAAGTCTTCTTTGGCTCAAAGTTTCAATTAAAGCAGTCAAGAGGTATGTTTGGCATGGGGGGAACCATGGCGATACTTTACGGTCAGATAACAACCAATAAACCTGTAAGTATAACTACATCGGTTGATGGGGTTCGAACCTTTACTTTTGACATACTTATCGACATACAAGAGAATGCTCCAGTTATTCTGAAGAAGTCTTCTCAGCCTATTGAAGGGCATACTGGTACTACAGTAAGATTAGCCTTAAATGGCGATTACCAAAGGGCATCTCAAAAAATCAGGGAATACTTTAAGCGGGCAGCTATGGTAACGCCTTATGCCAATATCACATTTGTTGAACCTTATGGGCGCTTCTTTATTTATGAGAGAGGGACAAAAAATATGCCAACCCCATCTAAAGAAACATTACTTCATCCTTATGGAATGGATGTAGAAGCTGTCCGTAGATTGATTAAACAATCAAAGGAAGAGACCATGGTCAAGTTCATGTCAAAGAATTTCCATCGAGTTGGTGATATAGTCGCAAAAAAGTTCCTTGATTACGTTGGTTTCGATAAAAACATGGATCCGAAGATTATATCGAATGATGATATTACAAAGTTCATTAGAGCTCTTCATGAGTACGATAATTTCCTACAGCCAGATGCAAGCTGTCTATCTCCTCTTGGGAAAGAAAATTTGGTAGTCGGTATTGAGAAAGAGTTAAAACCAGATTTCGTTGCTGTAGCTACTCGCCCTCCATCCGCCTACTCAGGTTTTCCTTTTATCGTAGAAGTTGGTCTGGCTTATGGGGGAAAAATCATTCCATCTGGTATAAAACTTTTTAGATTTGCTAACAGAATTCCTCTACTTTATGATGAAGCAAGCGATGTCTCATCTAAAGTCATAAATGAGATTGATTGGAAACGCTATAAAGTACCACAGAATGCCCCGATAGCCATTATAACTCATATATGCTCCACGAGGATACCCTATAAGACTGTAGGGAAGGAGTATTTAGCAGATAGACCCGAGTTAGAAAGAGAATTAAAAAACGCCATAAGGGAAACACTTAGGAAACTTCGACTATACCTTTCGAAAAAAAATTCAATTGCGATGGTTAAGAGAAAGTTTGATATCTATAATAAATATCTCCCATTAATAGCGAAGTTTTCAACAGAACTATCGGGTGCAAAGCGCTTACCACGCTATGATAAACTGCTAAATCGGAAACCGATTTAA
- a CDS encoding DNA topoisomerase IV subunit A: MVKKSSKRDITSSRKKKIRKLFKDLGTKVYSEIDKGTFPEITFSRRSVKNIIYDKNLRQYILGQDSVKRLSQNIKHIRPFTQLIWLAFFVNKLVDQSKTSTLRDVFYSAQAYDMEFVDQAESNEIITDLEVVLSKAREDFNVYPEERSAIFGDLTIEYTVPGYEGNRLNLASHPDGYLIGPSLSTSDFTDTSAEMVLAVEKGGLFSRFVEERVHKRYKALIINTSGQPPRSTRYMLRRLNQELGLPIYILTDADPYGEHIAMVIISGSANAAHLRELTVPTGKWIGVWGSDIKKYKLPSDPLRDVDIKRVYELKKDPRYTGGIWQKELDVFLKIKRKSELEAFAKYGLTAITDRYLPEKLEIAQSL, from the coding sequence ATGGTCAAAAAAAGCTCTAAGAGAGATATAACTAGTTCTAGAAAGAAAAAGATCAGAAAGCTCTTCAAAGATCTAGGCACAAAAGTATACTCTGAGATAGATAAGGGCACTTTTCCAGAGATAACCTTCTCCCGTAGATCTGTAAAAAACATAATCTATGACAAAAATCTGAGGCAGTACATTCTCGGTCAAGATTCTGTTAAGAGGTTATCACAGAATATAAAGCATATCCGTCCCTTCACACAATTGATCTGGCTGGCGTTCTTCGTCAACAAGCTGGTCGATCAAAGTAAGACAAGTACTCTCAGAGATGTCTTCTACTCTGCTCAAGCCTATGACATGGAGTTCGTCGATCAGGCAGAATCTAATGAGATTATTACTGATCTCGAAGTAGTTCTGTCTAAAGCTAGAGAGGACTTCAATGTCTATCCCGAAGAGCGTTCAGCAATATTTGGCGATCTTACGATAGAATACACTGTGCCAGGATATGAGGGAAATAGATTGAACTTAGCTTCCCATCCAGATGGGTATTTAATTGGACCGAGCTTGAGCACCTCTGACTTTACAGATACATCCGCCGAGATGGTATTGGCTGTAGAAAAGGGTGGTTTATTTTCTAGATTCGTTGAAGAGAGGGTGCATAAAAGGTACAAAGCGCTGATAATAAATACTTCAGGTCAGCCTCCTCGCTCTACAAGGTATATGCTGAGAAGATTAAATCAAGAGTTAGGTCTACCGATATACATTCTTACTGATGCTGACCCGTATGGGGAGCATATAGCCATGGTAATAATCTCAGGCTCTGCGAACGCTGCTCATCTAAGAGAGTTGACAGTTCCTACAGGCAAGTGGATAGGGGTTTGGGGAAGTGATATAAAAAAGTACAAACTCCCAAGTGATCCATTAAGAGATGTGGATATCAAACGTGTTTATGAGCTTAAAAAAGACCCCAGGTATACAGGAGGTATATGGCAAAAGGAGCTTGATGTGTTCTTAAAGATAAAAAGAAAGAGCGAACTCGAAGCCTTTGCAAAGTACGGTTTGACTGCAATAACAGATAGATATCTGCCTGAGAAGTTAGAAATTGCACAAAGCCTCTAA
- a CDS encoding KH domain-containing protein: protein MSFQRVLKLPQDRIGVLVGKKGAIKSEIERRCGITLSVNSKSGEVTIDSGKDIGRSETFKAVEIVMAIGRGFSPQRAFKLLDEDVVFSVVDLRDYSGKSNSSLKRIKGRIIGLGGKGRKTIEELTGTSISVFGHTASVIGKVDEVRSALEAIDMLASGSVHKSVYNMLQREKRKAKIDRMKLWEEF, encoded by the coding sequence TTGAGTTTTCAAAGAGTTTTGAAACTCCCACAAGATCGTATAGGAGTTTTAGTGGGAAAGAAAGGAGCTATAAAGAGTGAAATAGAACGTAGATGTGGCATAACTCTTTCTGTCAATAGTAAGAGCGGTGAAGTGACAATAGATTCAGGAAAAGATATTGGACGGTCCGAGACCTTCAAGGCAGTAGAGATCGTAATGGCAATAGGTAGAGGTTTCTCGCCTCAGAGGGCTTTCAAGCTTTTAGACGAAGATGTCGTTTTTAGCGTGGTCGATTTAAGAGATTATTCAGGTAAGTCTAACAGCTCTTTAAAGCGCATAAAGGGCAGGATTATTGGACTAGGAGGCAAGGGTAGAAAGACTATAGAAGAGCTTACTGGTACTTCTATTTCTGTCTTTGGTCACACTGCAAGTGTTATTGGTAAAGTTGATGAAGTTCGATCAGCCTTAGAAGCGATTGACATGCTTGCTTCAGGGAGTGTCCATAAGAGTGTGTACAATATGCTACAAAGAGAGAAGAGAAAAGCCAAAATTGATCGTATGAAACTTTGGGAAGAGTTTTAG